A DNA window from Malus domestica chromosome 12, GDT2T_hap1 contains the following coding sequences:
- the LOC103450607 gene encoding auxin transporter-like protein 2 has product MLAQKQAEEAIVSNDHEGKEDHPQENDEENTSMFNVKNFLWHGGSVWDAWFSCASNQVAQVLLTLPYSFSQLGFLSGILLQLFYGILGSWTAYLISVLYMEYRTRKGKENVNFKNHVIQWFEVLDGLLGPYWKAVGLAFNCTFLLFGSVIQLIACASNIYYINDHLDKRTWTYIFGACCATTVFIPSFHNYRIWSFLGLGMTTYTAWYLTIAAVVHGQVEGVTHTAPTKLVLYFTGATNILYTFGGHAVTVEIMHAMWKPQKFKSIYLYATLYVFTLTLPSATSVYWAFGDELLNHSNAFSLLPKNGWRDAAVILMLIHQFITFGFACTPLYFVWEKVIGMHDTKSICLRALARLPVVIPIWFLAIIFPFFGPINSAVGALLVSFTVYIIPSLAHMLTYRKASARQNAAEKPPFFLRSWTAMYVINSFMVVWVLVIGFGFGGWASVTNFVRQVDTFGLFAKCYQCHPPKPPLAAAAPPHY; this is encoded by the exons ATGTTGGCTCAGAAGCAAGCAGAGGAAGCAATAGTCTCCAATGACCATGAAGGAAAAGAAGATCATCCCCAAGAAAACGATGAGGAAAACACCTCCATGTTTAATGTCAAGAACTTCCTCTGGCATGGAGGCTCCGTTTGGGACGCCTGGTTCAGCTGCGCTTCCAATCAA GTGGCGCAAGTGCTTTTGACACTGCCGTATTCGTTCTCCCAGCTGGGGTTTCTATCCGGCATCTTGCTGCAGCTATTCTACGGAATCCTCGGAAGCTGGACGGCTTATCTGATCAGTGTGCTGTACATGGAATACAGAACCCGGAAGGGAAAAGAGAACGTTAACTTCAAGAACCACGTTATTCAG TGGTTTGAAGTTCTTGATGGGTTGCTTGGCCCCTACTGGAAAGCCGTGGGGCTTGCTTTCAACTGCACTTTCCTCCTCTTTGGATCTGTCATCCAGCTAATTGCTTGTGCAAG TAACATATATTACATAAATGACCATTTGGACAAGAGGACGTGGACCTACATCTTCGGAGCTTGCTGTGCCACCACAGTTTTCATACCTTCTTTCCATAACTATCGGATTTGGTCTTTTCTCGGACTTGGAATGACCACTTACACGGCCTGGTACTTGACCATTGCAGCTGTTGTCCATGGCCAG GTTGAAGGTGTGACACACACAGCTCCCACAAAGCTAGTGCTGTATTTCACCGGAGCCACCAACATACTATACACGTTCGGTGGCCATGCTGTTACTGT GGAAATTATGCATGCCATGTGGAAGCCACAGAAATTCAAGTCCATTTACTTGTATGCCACACTCTACGTTTTCACACTAACACTTCCTTCTGCTACCTCTGTCTACTGGGCCTTTGGTGATGAGCTCCTTAACCATTCCAAcgccttctctctcctccccaaAAACGGCTGGCGTGACGCCGCCGTTATACTTATGCTCATCCACCAG TTTATAACATTTGGGTTTGCATGTACACCACTGTACTTTGTGTGGGAGAAGGTGATTGGCATGCATGACACAAAGAGCATTTGCTTGAGGGCACTTGCTAGGCTTCCAGTTGTGATCCCAATTTGGTTCTTGGCTATAATCTTCCCCTTCTTTGGGCCCATAAACTCTGCAGTTGGGGCTCTCTTGGTTAGCTTCACCGTCTACATCATCCCATCTTTAGCTCATATGCTCACCTACAGAAAAGCTTCTGCCAGACAG AATGCTGCAGAGAAGCCACCTTTCTTTTTACGAAGCTGGACTGCCATGTACGTGATCAACTCCTTCATGGTGGTGTGGGTTCTGGTGATTGGGTTCGGGTTCGGTGGCTGGGCCAGCGTGACCAACTTTGTGAGACAAGTCGACACATTTGGGCTGTTTGCCAAGTGCTATCAGTGCCACCCTCCAAAACCACCACTAGCAGCCGCAGCTCCTCCCCATTACTAA